A segment of the Echinicola strongylocentroti genome:
GGCCGATCACCAGCTCAACCGCCGTACAGAAATCATGCTGATGCTGGATGGGCTAAATATCAATGAGGCACCTGCTCCCATGTCCGGCGGAGAAGAAGCGGCTGCCATGCCATTGGCCACAGAAGAGATTTACCTGATTTCTGGGGTGTTTAGTACTGTAGATAATGCATCGAAGCACCTGGATGGTCTTGGCCGGAAGGGTTTTGCCCAAGCAAAATACTTTTATAATCCCGATGATCAGCTCTTTTACTGCTATGTGACTACGTTTGACAGCTTTCACGCTGCCTCCAAGGGCTTGGAGCAGTATAAATCCGATGGACTGGAAAATGTCTGGGTGAAGAAGATGTAGCTTTTTGTTGAAATATAGGCAGGCAATAGAGCTAGAGCCTTCTTGTACCACAGGCTAAAAGCCTAGCTCTCCACTATCATCTAGCCAAAAACAATGGTTGAAGGAGTGTAGTTGACGGTGACAGTTTATAGTAGACCTTACAGGCTACGGCTTATGTTTTTCGGTTCTATATTATCCTCCGCCAAAGGCAGGTTAGGCCGCAGCATGCGCGGTTGCTGACTACAAAACCTTTCCTATATAAGCCACCCGCCATACTGGCACAGACAGGCACAAGGGGGTATTTGACCTCCAGATCAACTAATCATTTTCAATATACTTTAACCGTATAGAGGTTTTTGCACTGGTATTACAGAAAAAATCAGCATTTTGTCATTTTAGACGTATAGATGTCACAAAGTAGACGCGTTTGCGACACTATCGAAACCAAGGAAATGCCACTAGTTTTGGGAAAAACAAAATGTTATTAGGTTATGGAAGAAAACAGTATTTCATCAAAATTAAAAGGACTTAGGTCAAGTAAAGGGATTTCTCAGGAGTTGCTGGCAGAAGAGGCGGGAGTAAGCTTGAGAACAGTCCAGCGCATAGAGAGCGGTACTTCAAAGCCAAGTGGATCCACCTGTCAGCGTTTGGCAGAGGCCTTAGGAATAAGTCCCGATGTATTTATCGATCCCAATCTCATAGAAAACACGGATTTTCTAAAAAAGATGAGCTTGTCTGCACTGTCATTTATCCTTTTTCCATTACTGGGGATTTTAGTGCCATCTGTACTTTGGGTGCTTTACAAGGATAAAGTCAAAGGAATTGATGAGGTAGCACGTCCGCTCATTAATTTTCAAATTACCTGGACACTTTTGTGTGTGTTGTTTCCTTTTCTGATAATGCCCCTGTTGTATGTAATGCTTGAGATAGCTTTGGGCGTGTTTGGCGTGTACGTTGATTTTCCTGTTATCAGTAGGCTTTTTGAAGCTAAAGTGATATGGTTTTTAATGTATGTT
Coding sequences within it:
- a CDS encoding helix-turn-helix domain-containing protein, coding for MEENSISSKLKGLRSSKGISQELLAEEAGVSLRTVQRIESGTSKPSGSTCQRLAEALGISPDVFIDPNLIENTDFLKKMSLSALSFILFPLLGILVPSVLWVLYKDKVKGIDEVARPLINFQITWTLLCVLFPFLIMPLLYVMLEIALGVFGVYVDFPVISRLFEAKVIWFLMYVYNATVIVINTFRIHDNKATKYFPTVKFIRAK